The following are encoded together in the Salinibacter grassmerensis genome:
- a CDS encoding DUF4175 family protein, producing MSEQTAQLVERLRTRLRRVTRRMSWARLAFGGALAGGTAAALWVLAATLEATLWLQPSLRTGLLLVAGAVLLGIGAAFIARPVGRLLGLLDGPSEEDIARTVGEHHPVVADRLVNLLQLAEGQRSHAPAPYVDQAVQHLADQIDEVRFDEVADFQPARRAARWALFPALAVLTFLLAAPSTFLDASERLLAPRTEFERPALFQFDVRPGDAQLVRGDSLRVTIQGTGTVPETATLLLRSPEGTSPRRVAVQADSMGTYQHTVPNVRRPLRYRVAASPVRTEWYTVEVAQRPIVRRLRLHVRPPDYTNRPARELAPNVGTVTALPGTEVTVSAALGGAAVTDATLHFENGPAQSLTVADDSATGRFRLRREDTYALHLESADGISNRDPIRYEVDLQTDARPSVSFLEPGHPAELSPDLTQPLRLQLSDDYGFRRAALFYRRTGGANADSSFASIDLSLPDAQATDQVLSHTWLLAQESGLSLERGDEVVYYVKAWDNDTVNGPKGGRTATQRLRFPSLSEQYEELDTLQRETGEQMQELDRRSKDVQQQFQDLRREVRRTREADWEDQRQIERLQQKQKSLSQSKSSLSRQVDSLNREMQRKDLSSPETSKKFQELKQTIDEMESKDLQKALENMRRSMQDQSFRQMQSAMEQAQSRLRQQEQQLERTLNLFKQLKARQKMEELGRRAEDIRKREDQVAQETSERMDAPSDADSTGQSQEGPSSSAPPSSDSTTVPSPSDSSRADASSPSASDSTASAPSDSLASQRSPKADSSANPDLAREQEELANEMEKLMEEMKSAEQDMEGVPSAPKKDLQQMRKQMQKQDMSGQMRQNSKQLRKNQLQKARQQQRRLQKRLQSMQSQMSQMQQQMKGQQRQMNMTGLRSTLENTLRLSTDQEALRTTLEELEGGGSAVRRFAAQQKGLQDGLNHVADSLQSIANRLPRMSKAVQEKTGNALRAMGDATAALDAREGGKATGYQKTSMMHLNELARLLSDLLDQMKQQSSGGSGKMSMQQAMQQLQQASGQQQKLNQQIQKFLSKAQGNRLSKDMQARRKQLAKQQRQIKQQLDEMNIEEEAKQKLMGDLQKIADEMEQSADDLQGGRHSRDLINRQQQILSRLLNAQQSLRTQGKKQQRRGRQADDVDRQPPGDRPDSEDTDTLRRDLIRALEMGYDSDYEALIKKYFELLEQSEGTRD from the coding sequence ATGAGCGAACAGACGGCCCAACTCGTCGAGCGCCTCCGCACCCGTCTTCGTCGGGTGACGCGACGCATGTCATGGGCGCGGCTCGCGTTCGGGGGAGCTCTTGCGGGAGGGACCGCAGCGGCCCTCTGGGTTCTCGCCGCCACACTGGAGGCGACGCTGTGGCTTCAGCCCAGCCTTCGCACCGGCCTGCTCCTTGTTGCCGGCGCCGTTCTGTTGGGAATCGGCGCGGCGTTCATCGCCCGCCCGGTGGGCCGCCTCCTCGGACTCCTCGACGGCCCGTCCGAAGAGGACATCGCCCGGACGGTCGGCGAGCATCACCCGGTGGTGGCCGATCGGCTGGTGAACCTGCTGCAACTGGCGGAGGGCCAGCGGTCGCACGCCCCCGCCCCGTACGTGGACCAGGCCGTCCAACACCTCGCCGATCAAATCGACGAGGTGCGGTTCGACGAGGTAGCCGACTTTCAGCCGGCACGACGGGCCGCCCGGTGGGCTCTGTTTCCAGCCCTGGCCGTTCTGACGTTTCTCCTCGCCGCCCCCTCCACGTTCCTCGACGCCTCGGAGCGTCTCCTTGCTCCGCGAACCGAATTCGAGCGGCCAGCCCTGTTTCAATTTGACGTGCGCCCAGGCGACGCCCAGCTCGTCCGGGGCGATTCGCTTCGCGTCACCATCCAGGGCACCGGCACCGTCCCCGAGACGGCCACGCTCCTGCTTCGCTCCCCCGAGGGCACATCGCCCCGGCGCGTCGCCGTGCAGGCCGATTCCATGGGCACCTACCAGCACACGGTCCCAAACGTCCGCCGCCCCCTACGCTACCGCGTGGCGGCCTCGCCGGTCCGCACAGAGTGGTACACGGTGGAGGTGGCCCAGCGTCCCATCGTGCGACGGCTGCGACTCCACGTGCGCCCGCCCGATTACACCAACCGCCCCGCCCGGGAGCTTGCCCCCAACGTGGGCACCGTGACGGCCCTCCCCGGCACAGAGGTTACGGTATCCGCGGCCCTCGGCGGGGCTGCGGTCACGGACGCAACGCTTCACTTTGAGAATGGCCCCGCTCAGTCACTTACGGTCGCTGACGACTCGGCCACTGGTCGCTTTCGCCTTCGCCGCGAGGACACCTACGCCCTCCACCTGGAGAGTGCAGACGGCATCTCGAACCGCGATCCGATCCGCTACGAGGTCGATCTTCAGACCGACGCCCGGCCGTCGGTCTCCTTCCTCGAGCCCGGCCACCCCGCCGAGTTGTCGCCGGATCTCACACAGCCGCTTCGGCTCCAGCTCAGCGACGACTACGGGTTCCGGCGGGCGGCCCTGTTCTACCGTCGCACCGGCGGGGCAAATGCGGACTCGTCGTTCGCCTCCATCGACCTTTCCCTGCCCGATGCTCAGGCCACGGACCAGGTTCTCTCCCACACATGGCTCCTCGCTCAGGAGAGTGGCCTCAGCCTGGAGCGCGGGGACGAGGTCGTCTACTACGTCAAGGCCTGGGACAACGACACCGTGAACGGCCCCAAAGGCGGCCGCACCGCCACCCAGCGGCTCCGCTTCCCCTCTCTTTCTGAACAGTACGAGGAGCTCGACACCCTGCAGCGGGAGACCGGCGAGCAGATGCAAGAGCTCGACCGGCGGTCGAAAGACGTGCAGCAACAGTTTCAGGATCTTCGCCGGGAGGTTCGCCGCACGCGAGAGGCGGACTGGGAGGACCAGCGCCAGATCGAGCGGCTGCAGCAGAAGCAAAAGTCGCTCTCCCAGAGCAAGTCGAGCCTCTCGCGCCAGGTGGATTCCCTGAACCGCGAGATGCAGCGCAAGGACCTGTCGAGCCCAGAGACCAGCAAGAAATTTCAGGAGCTGAAGCAAACCATCGACGAGATGGAGTCGAAGGACCTGCAGAAGGCGCTCGAAAACATGCGCCGGTCGATGCAGGACCAGAGCTTCCGCCAGATGCAGTCGGCCATGGAGCAGGCCCAGTCCCGCCTCAGGCAGCAAGAGCAACAGCTGGAGCGCACGCTCAACCTGTTTAAGCAACTGAAGGCACGGCAGAAGATGGAGGAGCTGGGCCGACGGGCGGAGGACATTCGGAAGCGGGAGGACCAAGTTGCCCAGGAGACGTCCGAGCGCATGGATGCGCCCTCCGACGCGGACTCGACTGGCCAGTCTCAGGAAGGGCCGTCTTCGTCGGCCCCGCCGTCGTCCGACTCCACGACGGTGCCCTCCCCCTCCGACTCGTCCCGGGCCGATGCTTCCTCACCGAGCGCCTCGGACTCGACAGCCAGCGCGCCATCCGACTCGCTCGCCTCACAGCGGTCTCCGAAGGCCGACTCGTCGGCCAACCCAGACCTCGCGCGCGAGCAGGAGGAGTTGGCGAACGAGATGGAGAAGCTCATGGAGGAAATGAAGAGCGCCGAGCAGGACATGGAGGGCGTCCCGTCGGCCCCGAAGAAGGACCTTCAGCAAATGCGAAAGCAGATGCAGAAGCAGGACATGTCGGGGCAGATGCGACAGAATAGCAAACAGCTTCGGAAGAACCAGCTTCAGAAGGCCCGTCAGCAGCAGCGGCGGTTGCAGAAGCGCCTCCAGAGCATGCAGTCTCAGATGTCCCAGATGCAGCAGCAGATGAAGGGGCAGCAGCGCCAGATGAACATGACGGGTCTCCGTAGTACCCTGGAAAACACCCTTCGCCTGTCCACAGACCAAGAGGCCCTCCGCACGACCCTTGAGGAACTGGAGGGAGGCGGCTCCGCCGTTCGTCGATTCGCTGCCCAACAGAAGGGACTACAAGATGGCCTCAACCACGTCGCCGACTCGCTCCAGTCCATTGCGAACCGACTTCCACGAATGTCAAAGGCCGTTCAGGAGAAGACGGGCAACGCGTTGCGGGCGATGGGGGACGCGACCGCCGCACTGGACGCCCGTGAGGGGGGAAAGGCCACCGGCTACCAGAAGACCTCGATGATGCACCTGAACGAGTTGGCCCGCCTGCTCTCTGATCTGTTGGATCAGATGAAGCAGCAAAGCAGCGGCGGAAGCGGCAAGATGTCGATGCAGCAGGCCATGCAGCAGCTGCAACAGGCCTCCGGCCAGCAGCAGAAGCTCAATCAGCAGATCCAGAAGTTCCTCAGCAAGGCCCAGGGCAATCGTCTCTCAAAAGACATGCAGGCCCGGCGGAAGCAGCTCGCCAAGCAGCAGCGCCAGATCAAGCAGCAGCTCGACGAGATGAACATCGAGGAGGAGGCAAAGCAGAAGTTGATGGGCGACCTGCAGAAGATTGCCGACGAGATGGAGCAGTCCGCCGACGATTTGCAGGGCGGCCGCCACAGCCGAGACCTCATTAACCGCCAGCAGCAAATTCTCAGCCGTCTTCTCAACGCCCAGCAGTCGCTCCGCACACAGGGCAAGAAACAGCAGCGGCGGGGGCGCCAGGCGGACGACGTTGATCGACAGCCTCCCGGCGACCGTCCTGACTCGGAGGACACCGACACACTCCGGCGCGACCTCATTCGCGCTCTGGAGATGGGGTACGACTCAGACTACGAGGCGCTCATCAAGAAGTACTTTGAGCTTCTTGAGCAAAGCGAGGGGACGCGAGACTAG
- a CDS encoding sodium:calcium antiporter, producing the protein MNVIATILAYTGLAIASTVVVWKGSEWLESSAEELSAYYQLPPLVQGSVVLAVGSSFPELSTAVLSAARHGDFELGVAAVVGSALFNILMIPALAGLWAGEQLESTRDLIYKETQFYLISIVVLLLVFSFAVIYNPLSGDTVAQIGGVTRGLALLPLALYVVYVYLQYQDTRDYQPEAPPADIYLPKQAGWLVGSLLVILVGVEGLIQSAVAFGDIFGTPSFLWGITVVAAGTSVPDAFVSIRASRSGSSVTSVANVLGSNIFDLLVCIPAGALVAGTVAINYSVGMPMMGVLSLATLVVLLTMRSEMVLTTLEAWGLIALYLAFVVWMGAETVGTVDLIPNLPPPGP; encoded by the coding sequence ATGAACGTCATCGCGACGATTCTGGCCTACACGGGCCTCGCGATCGCATCCACCGTCGTCGTCTGGAAGGGCAGTGAGTGGCTTGAATCATCCGCCGAGGAGTTGTCGGCGTATTACCAGCTTCCCCCTCTCGTGCAGGGGTCCGTTGTGCTCGCAGTCGGATCGAGCTTTCCTGAACTTTCGACCGCCGTGTTATCCGCCGCCCGGCACGGCGACTTTGAACTCGGCGTTGCGGCCGTCGTGGGCTCCGCCCTTTTCAACATTCTCATGATTCCGGCTCTCGCCGGCCTGTGGGCGGGGGAGCAGCTGGAGTCGACCCGCGATCTGATCTATAAGGAGACCCAGTTCTACCTCATCTCGATCGTCGTCCTCCTGCTGGTGTTCTCCTTCGCTGTCATCTACAACCCCCTCTCGGGAGATACGGTGGCCCAGATTGGGGGCGTGACGCGCGGCCTCGCCCTGCTTCCCCTCGCGCTCTACGTCGTGTACGTGTATTTACAATACCAGGACACACGGGATTATCAGCCCGAGGCCCCTCCCGCCGACATCTATCTTCCGAAACAGGCAGGATGGCTCGTAGGATCGCTACTGGTCATTCTCGTCGGGGTGGAAGGGCTCATTCAGTCGGCCGTGGCGTTCGGTGACATCTTCGGCACCCCAAGCTTTCTGTGGGGCATTACGGTCGTTGCAGCCGGCACCTCCGTGCCAGATGCCTTTGTCAGCATCCGGGCGTCTCGGTCCGGCAGTTCCGTTACAAGCGTGGCCAATGTGCTGGGCAGCAATATCTTCGATCTCCTCGTCTGCATCCCTGCCGGGGCTCTCGTCGCCGGTACGGTCGCCATCAACTACTCTGTGGGGATGCCCATGATGGGGGTGCTTTCTCTCGCCACCCTCGTCGTTCTCCTTACAATGCGGTCGGAAATGGTGTTGACCACGCTCGAGGCCTGGGGGCTCATCGCCCTGTACTTGGCATTCGTGGTATGGATGGGGGCCGAGACGGTGGGGACCGTCGATCTGATCCCAAACCTTCCCCCTCCCGGCCCGTAA
- the msrB gene encoding peptide-methionine (R)-S-oxide reductase MsrB: MAEIDPLRPSNDTLRDELTEEQYHVTQEAGTEKPFSGKYWDHKGDGLYRCVVCETPLFDSDTKFESGSGWPSFYDVVEEGNVELKSDHSLGMRRTEVVCDDCGAHLGHLFEDGPEPTGQRYCINSAALDFDDE, encoded by the coding sequence ATGGCTGAAATTGATCCGCTCCGTCCGTCCAATGACACACTCCGTGATGAGCTGACCGAAGAGCAGTACCATGTCACCCAAGAGGCGGGCACGGAGAAACCCTTCAGTGGAAAGTACTGGGACCACAAGGGCGACGGCCTATACCGCTGTGTGGTTTGCGAAACCCCCCTCTTCGACTCCGACACCAAGTTTGAGTCTGGCAGCGGCTGGCCTAGCTTCTACGATGTGGTGGAAGAGGGAAACGTCGAGCTGAAGTCCGACCACAGCCTCGGGATGCGCCGGACCGAGGTGGTGTGCGACGACTGCGGGGCCCACCTTGGGCATCTCTTTGAGGACGGCCCAGAGCCTACAGGACAACGGTATTGCATCAATTCTGCGGCCCTTGACTTTGACGACGAGTAG